GTGCAGTAAGAGTCGGTAAACAGAAAACATTGAAGTTACttgtaataaaaaaattatcaaTGGGTATCTACACCTAGATTAGGAGATAAACTTGTAAAATACAAAGCATTCTATTTGTGGACATATGAAAAAGACCAAGTATACACACATAGTTTGTTCAAACCTCATTATGTGATAGTAATAGTTGCTATTATCATTCTATTGCTTAACATTTTGTTTGTTGTATATTTATTAGCTTGAATTAATCTGTGAAGGTTATTTTACTCACTAAATATACAAATTGCGAAATTATGTTTTTGTCAAGACAGTTTGTGTcacttattttaattaattttgtaatgttctccatttttgttgttgatgttttagGAACATTATGAAGCTTACCTGAAGCGGGTATATCCAACATGGAAGAATAAGAGTTCAGGTTTTGCATCTACTAGAAATAATCACACAGGACATAGCCCAGTTTGTTTTGATCAGCACAATGAATCGTCATATGCTGAAAGCTTTACAACTCCATTCACAACCAATCGTAGAAATTCTGTTTCCTTCTCAGATAATCTATCATCATCTCCAAGATTAATGGATATTTCGTACTCACCAAGAAACTTTGGCGATACTATGAGCCCTAATGGTTTTCCTAGATATCAGCAACGCACTCTAGATAGAGAGGTCACTGGAGGTAAATCAAAGTTTCCAACAAATGTGTATGACAATGCTGCAATAAAAAAAGGATTGGAATATGATCATGGACCTAACAGTTATATCAGAGGAATGAAAACAGAGTTTAACAACACAGGCACATTACATGACAGCCCAAATATCATAAATGGATACTTGGGATTTACAGGGCAGTCAGCTGTTTCAAACTCAGACATTTACTTcagttctgacactcagaagttccCTTCCACATTTGAGAACAGAATGCAAAATTTGAATGATAGCAAAACAGAAATTCATGATCCACGAGACAGACTTCAGTTCTTACATGAAAATAACATTATGGGCAATATGGAAAGATCTCCAAGCGTAGTGAATTCTGTGAAGGGGGATTTAAGTCCTGTGTACAAAAAAGAAAGTAAGGATCTGGCTGCTGGTATGGCAGCAGACATAGATTGGGAGCAGAATACCAGTCGTGATCTTCTCAATATGTCTCTTACAGATGATGGAAAGGTTTCAAATGGTCCACGGAAAGCAGAACAACTAATGAAACATCAGCAAAATTTGCATGTACTTAAAATGCAGATGGAGGATGTAAAAACCCCAGTGACAGAAGATAGTTATGCTGAGAACCATGATCACAGCAAAGGTTTTCTTGAGGAGCATATTCAAACACATGTTAAAGGAGATTTGTCTTCAGATTAtaacaaacaggaagaaattggAACTGTTTCTCCACATAAGACTTATGTCCAAGAAAGCCACGACGAAAAAGATGAAATGGATGGTATAAACTCTGTAGATAATTCTACTGATGATATTTCTATTGAAATTGGTAGAAAAATCGAAAGAGCTCTATCTTCTGAAAGAGAAACAGTAAAACCATCAGGTTCTCCAGAAAGACAGAGAAATCTTGACATAATAATGGAAGAATCCAACAATACTGAAGAGACTCATTCACAAACTAAGTCAATGCCAGAAAAAGCTAATGACTTTTCTGTGAATGACACTGAATTGTTAAGTGGTGCCATACTGACAGAAGATGACGAGCTGCAGTATAGTTTGAGTAATGACACTGGACTTAAAGAGACCAATGAGCAGCAGATAATTTTAGAAGAGAAAGCTGTGCACAGGACTGCTTTGCCTGTACAAGGTGAACAAATAACGTCTGACTTCAAGTCCCAAAGTAGAGACCTTTCAAGGGGAGACAACCACACAAATTTTGAAGGAAATGGCAGTGAAGCAAACCAGGGAATTTATGAGAGTaatattcaaaatgtaaatgataaTTTGATGTATCTTCAGCAGccacagaatgtttatgaaactgtTCCAGCTTATACCGAGGACATCAGGCAAACTGCGTATGGTGATTATAATAATGGGATAGTAAATGCTCAGGATGGTGAACAATATTTGCAAGAGGCTCCTAATCCAGAAGTTCTTGCTGAAAAATATGATGTGCCAGCTGCAAACTTGGACAGTGGCCTTCAACCAATACATACTGAAGGTGGTGACATGAATGTATCTGGAGTTATATTTGACAATACCCAGGATCAAAATTATATTTATGATACTGTACAGAATGTAGAAGACAATTATAATCCTGGTGGAGGattaagtgaaaatttttatgtggAGACCTATGAGTCATCAGATCCTAATTTTGGACAGCAGTTGCAGCCAAACAATGTTGTTCCTGATCAGAACTGGGAACCATATAATGAGATGGCATTTCAAGGTGACAGGGGTCAAGATGAAGTTCAGTCTACTTATCAGAACTTTGAAATACAACAAGATGTGGACACCCAGAACTTGCAGCCTGGAGAATTTATATATAGTCAGGAAGTCCCTGGCAATGACCCTCAGTTCTACACAAACAATTTAGAGCAACAGGGAGCATATAATCAACAACCAGGCGAGGACCAGTacttctatggtgatggtgtgcagGCTGGCAGTGTTCAAGAAGATGTAAGTGGCAACCAGCTTGATTACATAACCAATGATGCTgcattagaacaacaaacgtaccaACAACCTGATGAAGGGGATGGAGGTTGTAGTCCACAGCCTGATGATGAGCCTAACTGTGTAATGGACAAGGCTGATGATGGGGTTGCAATTTCTTCCAGTCAAGTATTTGACAAAAACCAACTTCCTGATATTCGAGTACAGCAAAAGTCAGAACAGTACACTGAAAACTTGCATGCAGTGGCAATTGAATCATGTGAGGGATCTAGAAATAATTCTGAAATGCAGAGAGAAATGTTAGAAAAACAAAATGCTTGCAATAGCGAATCTGTTCCCAATACTGTGCAAGACTCAACAAATTTATCTGACAATCTGGAGACAGAAAACACAAGAGTcaagggagaattttgtcaagatcCTAATGGTATGGAAACAGTACTGGCACCTAGTGAAACTACTGACAATAAGAGTGATGGTGAGACAGGCATTGAACAGTCTCCCAGTACAACAGAGATTGCAGCAAAAAAGGCAAGTAACGATGTGCAGGGTGATGGGAGAAGCATTGACTTACTTAACACTATATCAGAAGAAGTGAAAGATGAAATAGCTCATACAAATGGCAGCAATTCATTTAAAGATGATCCAAGAAATGATCAGCACAAAGATATCATAAGTGGACATCAAGAGGTTGTGGAAAGCAATATTATTACTAAATCAGATGAGAAAGTGTCAAACAGTGGAAACAAGAGAGAGGAGATGAACACTTATTCAAACAAAGAGCCATCTGATTTAGAATCCGCAAAGTCAGTAATATCAGGGGAAGAGGAATTTACCGAGTCATTTGATGGAGGGAAATATCATGAACCAACTGTGGGTTATGAACGTGGTATCCCTGGCTACAATAATGCTGCTGACAGTAGCACAACTGAAGACTCATCAGAACGCTGGACAACAATGCCGAAGAAGACAAGGCAACAGATGACTCTCAAGGTATTGCTAATGACACTGACTATGAATGAGTTGTAATAATGTATAGATATTATAAAGCCATTATTAATGCAATTTTAAACACAGTTTGCTATATTTTTTAtacataaaaaagatttaaaataaaatgtggCAGAAAGTAGTAACATATCCAGGTGTCGAGTTaaaattctaaatttttttaaTGCTTAGAAATGGATGGTGGTAAATTAAtgtattatgtattattttgtttactcAGTCCATGaagaaacataaatttaaatgtaaatgtgaaagcAAGTGGCAGTATGTCTTGTTACaaatatcctggaaatggaaaaaagaacacattgacaccggtgtgtcagacccaccatacttgctccggactctgcgagagggctgtacaagcaatgatcacacgcaaagcacagcggacacaccaggaaccgaggtgttggccgtcgaatggcgctagctgcgcagcatttgtgcaccgctgccgtcagtgtcagccagtttgccgtggcatacggggctctatcgcagtctttaacactggtagcattccgcgacagcgtggacgtgaaccgtatgtgcagttgacagacttcgagcgagggcgtatagtgggcatgcgggaggccgggtggacgtaccgccgaattgctcaacacgtggggcgtgaggtctccacagtacatcgatgttgtcaccagtggtcggcagaaggtgcacgtgcccatcgacctgggaccggaccgcagcgacgcacggatgcatgccaagtctgtaggatcctacgcagtgccataggggaccgcaccgccacttcccagcaaattagggacactgttgctcctggggtatcggcgaggaccattcgcaaccgtctccatgaagctgggctacggtcccgcacaccgttaggccgtcttccgctcacgctccaacatcgtgcagcccgcctccagtggcgtcgcgacaggcgtgaatggagggacgaatggagatgtgtcgtcttcagcaatgagagtcgcttctgccttggtgccaatgatggtcgtatgcgtgtttggcgccgtgcaggtgagcgccacaatcaggactgcattcgaccgaggcacacagggccaacacccggcatcatggtgtggggagcgatctcctacactggccgtacacctctggtgatcgtcgaggggacactgaaaagtgcacggtacatgcaaaccgtcatcgaacccatcgttctaccattcctagaccggcaagggaacttgctgttccaacaggacaatgcacttccgcatgtatcccgtgccacccaacgtgctctagaaggtgtaagtcaactaccctggccagcaagatcttcggatctgtcccccattgagcatgtttgggactggatgaagcgtcgtctcacgcggtctgcacgtccagcacgaacgctggtctaactgaggcgccaggtggaaatggcatggcaagccgttccacaggactacatccagcatctctacgatcgtctccttgggagaatagcagcctgcattgctgcgaaaggtggatatacactgtactagtgccgacattgtgcatgctctgttgcctgtgtctatgtgtctgtggttctgtcagtgtgatcatgtgatgtatctgaccccaggaatgtgtcaataaagtttccccttcctgggacaatgaattcacggtgttcttatttcaatttccaggagtgtataagtgtgcAAGTGATTTTAAATGATGAATACTGATGGTCATTCTAGAAATGGGTTTATCATACTACTAGATTGTACTCATAGTAAACAGGCTGCTGTAATAATGAGGCATGTTAAAATTAGTGGATGAAACAGGGCCATACAAAGTGACAATTGGCCCTTGAAATGTGACCACTATGTTGGATGACTGCTATCCTGTCACATGATTGCAATGGATTATACAGCTTCATCCACAGTGTTGACTCTTTGGTGGAGTGCTGAGACAGATCTGAGTTGAATCAGACATAGCCTATAGTGCACTGAACTGATTTGCATGCTGCTGCATAGGCTTCCATTATCCAAAAATTACGAATATTTTGGACTGCAATGTGCATACTATCTCTGGCATGCTTTATGACAAAATGTACAGTTTTCAGTCTTATCTCACATAACCTGCACTACTCTCCTTAGAAAGAACAATATTACACCAAGTATAGCCTATGAAGTACCATAAAACTAAATTTAAATGTGGAAGCATATGGCTGTATGCCTAGTTGCAAATCAGCATGTAAGTGAATTGAAACAACAAAAACTGGTGCTGGAAAAGGGTTTACCAAACTATGACATTTGATAGGCATGCTGCTGTAATAATGAGGCATGTTAAAACCTTTGTCAAGAGACCTCAAATGCTCCAGACTGCAATGGACATGTGAACAGTGTCGCTGGCATGCTGAGTGACAAAAATGTACAGTTTTCAGACTAGTTCCACTTTAACCTGCAAGTTTaagctgctattttgtagccagATTCTGGAAGACTGCATTTTTCACTAACATAGCTGACAAACATTTAATATAATAGTTTAAAGCACCATTTGACACTAAATTAAatcttagctcttaccaactgaaggcaGCCTGAACGACAAACACTTTGTCATGTATGTTTGGGGTTGCAAAATAGTACCCCTTTCTCACATGCCATGTTTCAGTAGTACAGTGCATGGTAACATGTGCATAAGAATGTACAAAACTTCTCAAATAATGGCAGGTAGCACAGCTCCCCCTGGGTTTCACTTTCAACTGACAGTTCACTGGTAGGCAACTTGCACTTCTACTCCAAAGCCCAGTCAAGCCCATAGTTTATTTATGGGAGGACGGGTGTATCAGAACAATAGAACTCGCAAGAATGTTGGTAGGCACACAGAATCATTGCACTCGTTTTCTAGGACATTTGCAAGTTAATAGAACTTATTGCTTATAATAAAAATAGTACAAAATTATCTACTAAATATATACCATAAATGAGGTCATCAAAACATTCATGTGGAATTCATTGCTTTTTCCAAGGTTCAGAAATGAGTAGTATATTCTGATATTTTTAGAACAAGCACTATTAGGtgttattttgtttacatattatttGCAATGAATACTTTGTGCCTAAGTGGAGAGTTACCTCAAAAAAGTCTCCTGTAGGACACCactaaataaaaatacacaaaatttgTAAACTTACCGATTTTCATGCACAAAATTACCTTTAGTGTTGCGGCACAAAATGTTTAAACTTAGTGATTTTTGTGAATCCATATTATCAATTTTCTAGTTTCAACTCTTATTGTCCATTTTGGATATTGTTGACAAGTTAAATTGTCTGCTCCTCTAGTCTCCAGCGTGCTATTGATGAATTTATGCATGGCCTCTGCATGTTCCTTGAGCGCTATTGATAAGCTAACTTAGATATCCCTGCCTTTCCCCAAGCACAAATAACGGGTATAGTTGCACCAGCATTCAGGTCCCTGCATGCTGTTGATGAGTTTTAGTGTGCAACAGATTTTTTGCCCCAAGTCTCAGTAGCTTTCAACGGTTATGGCTGCTGAGATGTGTGCAGCTATTTTGTATGTTGGCATCTCTCTCTGCTGCATTCTACTTTACTTTATGTCTTACTGTTTATGAGGACTGGCATCATAATGTTTTTTTCTTATTAGTTATTCTCTTGAGGAAGAAATCATGGAGATACCGCGAGGACTAATTATTCATTGTCAATGTAAGTGAAACTCGCCCAGATGTTCTGAAAGTAACAGTCTTAAGTCATCTATGTCAGCAGGCATAACATTACAATCTTATGCTTCAACAAGATATATAATCGATAGTTCATCCAAATCTGAAGAATCTGAAAGTGATAGTGAAACACTTAGAAGCAAGCACAGTTTAGTAACAAATTTGATTGGAAATAATATGATTGTCTTCACTTAATCCCACATTTGATGATTCCGTTTTGGGACTCAACTGTCAGCCTCATGTTAGGTTTGACGAAGATACTGTGCTGATAGATATATTGACTGGAAGTTTGAAGTGCTGTGATGTCTATTTCATTTCAGAAGTATGCATAAGTAAAAATACAGCATGCACTGTATCAGGTAGACAACAATGATCATTTATTTATGATATTAAACATTTCATATatcaacataaaatattttcaagttTCTCTTAATGTGACATCCTTAGATGATGAGAAAATGATCATACACCTTGATTTCCATTGCCCTGAAGATTGTATTGGAAAAGTGCACACAATACCTGCTGCTTTCATGCATTTCCATAAACTTTTTAGGTGCATGCACATCTTTTCCATTGTTGCTGTCTATGAACAAAATGTTGTTTCAGAAAATACACAGGGAAGGCTGAACATTTTGGATTATGTACACCTCATTTAAAAAGTAACATTAAATTTATGGAATATTACTAACTGAGTGACAGAGAACTTTTTCCATTCTAAATGGACAAGAAATAATAAGAAGTTTAAGAAACACATTGCCAACACTTTTAACGGAATGAGAACTTTTCCATTGATGTActagatatgtagcgtgctgttaTAGATAGGCAGCCTGTCACCCTCAGTGATGAAGCACtcaattaatttattaaaaaatcaaTCATGAAACTACCAAATAAATCTCATGATATAATAAAAGTGAAGTTCAAAAGTTTTTAATGGGGTGACAACAAATCCCAATACTCAAACAATGTTACAGATAATCAATATATGTTGTTCACCATAACAAAGCAATAGGATACTTTTGACTCGTAAAGGAAAATGGTGTCATTATGACTTTCATCCCTCACACGCAACAAAACAGTACAATCTAAATGTGAACAGAAAATAACTGACAGTGTATGATCCAAAAATATCTGCTTgactaaaataaaaatttgtttcttaaaAAACATCATAgttgccgttgactgtataaaatatttattgttactattgcaatttcgaccttatggccattttcaagtaacactgcaaagttacattctgtgagaatataaaactatctggcaTGAGTACATGTTATATAATGACaaaatgtaactttgcagtgttactagaaattgtaatagtaacaataaatattttatacagtcaatggcgactatgatgtcttttaataaatactatatgactgtgaatcccaaccatgagaagttaattaaaatttgtttatttctttacttagtaaattgatgaatgtatgcagTACAGTAGGTATTATCAACAAGAGATGTTAACGAACACCGAATTACTGTTGTGTTTATAAATCAACACACTATCGGAGTGGGTTACCAAAATCAGATTAGGAACTATTGAAGTATCTTTTTGTCTCTGAGTACTACGTTTGTTCATAGACACACAAAATCAGGAACTAATTTTTACACCTACTGTAAAGGTCCTCTCGGCAGTGACAAATTTTAAAGTGACTGAAGGAGACTTCGCAGAAAGCAATTCAGAAATATTCAGCACAGGGTGAGACAGGCTGCTCGGGCAGGCCCACCATACATAAAAGCTTGACATGGGCTGTTTAGGCCAGGTAAATGCATTAGGCAATAACTGGACCATAAGATCTCGGATTTCCAGTTACATCAAGTGGTTAAAATTACGTAGACTTTCGCCAAGGACTCATTAGCCATTACCAAGTGGTACAATTACCAGTGGGCTGCTGGTATGCCCGTTACATATACAAGCTGCTGGTTGTGAT
The Schistocerca gregaria isolate iqSchGreg1 chromosome 1, iqSchGreg1.2, whole genome shotgun sequence genome window above contains:
- the LOC126360830 gene encoding dentin sialophosphoprotein-like, whose amino-acid sequence is MMSDADHNSVYHRKMALLQEKLRKSEEERLKLEEKFSVMMKECKEEEEERLSHLKLQYESFLEEDRKRRDRNDRIMRSLDRIENRAATLNAKSKRLKLLREHYEAYLKRVYPTWKNKSSGFASTRNNHTGHSPVCFDQHNESSYAESFTTPFTTNRRNSVSFSDNLSSSPRLMDISYSPRNFGDTMSPNGFPRYQQRTLDREVTGGKSKFPTNVYDNAAIKKGLEYDHGPNSYIRGMKTEFNNTGTLHDSPNIINGYLGFTGQSAVSNSDIYFSSDTQKFPSTFENRMQNLNDSKTEIHDPRDRLQFLHENNIMGNMERSPSVVNSVKGDLSPVYKKESKDLAAGMAADIDWEQNTSRDLLNMSLTDDGKVSNGPRKAEQLMKHQQNLHVLKMQMEDVKTPVTEDSYAENHDHSKGFLEEHIQTHVKGDLSSDYNKQEEIGTVSPHKTYVQESHDEKDEMDGINSVDNSTDDISIEIGRKIERALSSERETVKPSGSPERQRNLDIIMEESNNTEETHSQTKSMPEKANDFSVNDTELLSGAILTEDDELQYSLSNDTGLKETNEQQIILEEKAVHRTALPVQGEQITSDFKSQSRDLSRGDNHTNFEGNGSEANQGIYESNIQNVNDNLMYLQQPQNVYETVPAYTEDIRQTAYGDYNNGIVNAQDGEQYLQEAPNPEVLAEKYDVPAANLDSGLQPIHTEGGDMNVSGVIFDNTQDQNYIYDTVQNVEDNYNPGGGLSENFYVETYESSDPNFGQQLQPNNVVPDQNWEPYNEMAFQGDRGQDEVQSTYQNFEIQQDVDTQNLQPGEFIYSQEVPGNDPQFYTNNLEQQGAYNQQPGEDQYFYGDGVQAGSVQEDVSGNQLDYITNDAALEQQTYQQPDEGDGGCSPQPDDEPNCVMDKADDGVAISSSQVFDKNQLPDIRVQQKSEQYTENLHAVAIESCEGSRNNSEMQREMLEKQNACNSESVPNTVQDSTNLSDNLETENTRVKGEFCQDPNGMETVLAPSETTDNKSDGETGIEQSPSTTEIAAKKASNDVQGDGRSIDLLNTISEEVKDEIAHTNGSNSFKDDPRNDQHKDIISGHQEVVESNIITKSDEKVSNSGNKREEMNTYSNKEPSDLESAKSVISGEEEFTESFDGGKYHEPTVGYERGIPGYNNAADSSTTEDSSERWTTMPKKTRQQMTLKVQNKKAETSLPPDEDSSDDSEQIQPVLHAPHVRVTSHADTSDDSEQLDNRVTTETQNRTLRGNQKEPLNTGENTSMQGEGKLGRLPARASSKLPVISTVLDSDNESLHLGSESSMT